The sequence AGCCTCACGCGTTAGGCTTTCCCCCAACAGATGGTGAGCCGGTGGCGGGAGGGCGCCTCGCAATCTCAGGAGAGCCAAAGCTTCTTTCTCAACTGCCGGAGAGCACGCAGAAGGTTATTCCAAACCCGCGGGCTTTGAGAGGGTGGAGGGAATGCGGGGTTTAGGGAGCAGACGGGATGCGGGTGCTTCACTCTCCTTCCCCAGTGCCCCACGCTGTCCACTCACACCCACCCACTTCTGGACGACCAGACTAGACACCCTTGTTCGGCATCCCTGAGTTATGATTTGCTGTCTTTGTGATCACTTTCTGCTCTGCTTGCTGGCAGAGAGTGGATCCGTGATACTTTTCTCTCCTGCTTCTCTTTACTCAGATGACCGATTTCTGCTTTCTTTGCTTGCCCCATTACTTAATAGATCACTGCCCTGTCTACAGAGACCTCCCAACAGTCCTCTTGGATCCCGTTATAGTTTCCTAAGTGAAGGCCCCAACCTGCACTTCGGCTATTCTGCCTGTCCCCGCACAGTACGGCTCAGCCGTGGTGCTAGACCCTTGAAGCTCATTTGCATACAGGACGTACCGGTGATCCAGCCGCGCTAGTCTCCCTTCCAGGTTCTAGACTGCTTTTGACAGCCCTGTCACTTGCAGAAATGACAAAGGTAACAGCGCACTCCGTGGAATCTACCCCTCTAGACCAGACTTCTCACCTGCCTTGTCAAATTAGCTGACAAGacatttttaatggctaagtgcCCGAAGGCAGAATTCTGCCTCTTTGGATTTGTAGGGAGTTTCAGCATAGTGAACCATACATCCCTGTACAAATACCTATCCCATATCTGTGAAGAGTAAATGCACCACAAATGTTTCAAAAGTAAATACCAATATTTATTGTCTGAGATTTCCAGGACACCTTCTCTGACAAAAACCGTAATGAAATTCCAAAACGTAAATCTGTGGTTGCATGTtgaatcgcttcagttgtgtctgaccctttactatcccacggactgtagcccggcaggttcctgctccatggggattctccattcaagaatactggagtgagttgtcgtgcccgcctccaggggaaaTGGATGAATATATATTAGCTCTAGTTCTACAGTTTACTGTGGATTTTGTGGTTCGAAGCATTCCTGTTAGTCTTCTCAATTATAAGAGAAGGATCCCCATCTAgaatgcttctgctgctgctgctaagtcgcttcagtcgtgtccgactctgtgcgaccccataaacagcagcccaccaggctcccccgcccctgggattctccaggcaagaacactggagtgggttgccatttccctgtccaatgcatgaaagtgagaagtgaaagtgaagtcgctcagtcctgtccgactcttagcgaccccatggactgcagcccaccagactcctcggttcatgggactctccaggcaagagtactggagtggggtgccattgccatctagAATAATTACTGCTTTTATTATGTAGGAACAGAATGGAACTTAGTAGCCAGTACAAGGATTAGAGTTTCAGAAGGATGACTAGGAAGAGGTGGGTGACAGTGCTCAGTGGTACCAGAAAGATGTGTACTTAACTGTTTGGGCTGGCTGGGGCTGTAAGGATTCCTGCCAGCTGTCTCTTGAGTTTGGAGACATTTAACTAAAGGTATCTGTTAGACCATTAAGCTCAGAAGTATTTCTGATATTAAAAAGGTAGACACTTGGTTTAGTTATTTGTCCTTAGCTGGATCGTTTTCTTGGCAGCTGCTGGTTTTGATAGAAATTCAGATGTGGTTGGAACTGATGCTAACTTCTACTTGGTGAGGGTGCTGTGAATCATTTTAGGTGCTCTCTGGTCCAGTGTGATTCTGCTAGTGTGCACAGTTAGTCCTTATATTAATGCATAGTGTTATGCTGTGCAAGGCTATAGACAGGATTCATCCTCCTATGATTTTTGCTACCTGCAGGGAAATTAGAAAGTAGGAAGGCCTGAAGGATACACTGGAAATTACTTCAGCTGGTGACggaaaacagtgacagtctatgcactttctttgggaaaaaaaggaagtagTAGCTTTTATTCTTGGGTTTGGGGAAATTTTTTCATGCTGACTCAAAAGACTGTTTTAAACCGAGTCCTGCTTAGATGGAGACTCTCTCTCACTCTATGCTTCCTTCCCTCACCCTTTCCCTtgatccctccccccacccccttgctTTCTCACTCCCTAATTGCCTACAGCTTGGGGAATTCTTCCTGCCCATTTTCCTTGGGAAAAATAGAAGAttactattttccttttaattggcATTGTGTTTGGAGAAGTATAACAAGAAGGGAATAGCTGCCTGCCATATATGCTTGACAGGGAGCTTATCTAATCACTAACCTTTGCACTGCTATTGGCTATTATTCAGCTTTAGAAAAATCAGGTACCATTTATTCGCTTGGCTTATGGGGGAACTGTAGCAGcctgttttttatttattgactaGGAAGAAAAGCAGGCAGTGGGTTAAAGGATATTGTtatttatcattatatatatttcagtgttaTTCTCTGAAAGTAAACTCTTTATTAAAGGGTACtgattctcctcctcctcctcctcctaagtcacttcagtcgtgtccgactctgtgcgaccccatagacggcagcccaccaggctcccccgtccctgggattatccaggcaagaacacttaatGCAATATTTAAATAAGCCCATGAAAAGTAGAATGGGTAGAACATAAAGTAGAAATTGTTTTAACTACAAAGGAAAAAACTTATAATTCCATTGTCTACAGTTAACATCAACATTTTGGTCAATATCTTAtgcaaattattttcttcatttatttaacaaattgtTATTGGGAACCTACAGTTAGCCGGGCGCCAAGCACTGTAGGAACAGCCGTGAgcctctgccctcaaggaactttCAGTATAGGTTGTATTTGTTGGCATGCAATTCTGTATTTTGCTTTTCCCACttaatattgatatattatgAAATTTCCCTCATATCATTAAACATTCTCCTTCAGGGGCTCAATAGTATTTTAACATATAGATATTCATAAGTTATTTATCTAATCCTTTTTGCTACAGATCTGGATTACTTTAAGTTTTCTCTATAATTATAAAACAACCAAGTAGGAAACAGTCTTGTGTGGTATAATTCTAAGACGAATTCCAATGACTTTCACCTTGTATAATTCCTTCCTCTGCGAACAGGACAGGCTGTCATTCTATGATTATATTATACGCAAGAGGAATTTTGCAGATGTAACTGAAGTAACTACTCACTGACTTTGAGTTACTCAAAACGAAGTTAATCTGGCTAGTCCTAAACTGACTAAATgaatcttatattttatttattttactgaagtatcattgatttgcaatattatattagtcTCAAATGTACAAAAtcgtgattcaatatttctacagattatactccatttaaatttattacaaaataatagctacattttcctgtgctatgcaatatatccttgttacttatttattctatgtgtagtagtttgtatctcttactcCCATACAGCTACGTTgccctcctcctttccctctgcTCACTGGTGATCACTAGTtccttctctgtgagtctgtctctgtttcgtTATATACATTCCTTTGTTTTAGATTCTACGTGAACGTGTTAACAAAGTGTTTGTCTttccctgacttatttcacaaagCATAATACCCCCAGCTCCATCCACATTTTTGCAAATggcaaagtttcattcttttttgtggctgagcaatattctattatgtatttatacataatatacatctttatccattcacctgttgatagacacttaggttgcttccatatcctggctgttGTAAGTGATGCTGTTATTAAcagtggggtgtgtgtatcttttcaaattaatgtttttgttttcttcacatatatatatatacgcacaGCACtgaattgctggatcctatggtagtttgtttccagttttttgaagaacctccatactattttccatattgttgcatcaatttacatttctgccaacagtgtacaaaggtttccttttctctgcattGTTGCCaatgtttgttattgtttttgatgatagcctttctgacaggtatgaggtgatatcctactgtggttttgatttgcattttcctgaggattatgatgttgagcatcatttcatgtgcctgttggccatctgtgtatcttttttggaaaaatgtcttatcagatcttctgcctatttttaattgagttgtttggtttttggtattgagttgtatgggcTATTTATATAGTTTGGATATTCCCTTCTTGGTCACATCATTCACAAGtaagctgtcttttcattttgtttatggtttcctttgcagtCCGAAAGCCTTCAAGTTTAACTGGGTTATATAAACCTTTTAAAAGCATAGTTTTCTCTAGCTGATGGCAGCAGAGGAAATTAGAGAGATTTGAAGCTTGAGAGAGATTTGACGTGAGAAAGGTTCTCTGTTGCTGAAATAAAGAGGACCCCAGGTCAGTACCTGAGAGAGGCCTCCAAGAGCTAAGGGTAATCTCtgctcacagtcaacaaaaaaccagggacctcagtcctacacggagaaggcgatggcaccccactccagtactcttgcctggaaaatcccatggatggaggagcctggaaggccgcagtccatggggtcgctgtgggttggacacgactgaacgacttcactttcacttttcactttcatgcattggagaagaagatggcaacccattccagtgttcttgcctggagaatcccagggacgggggagcctggtgggctgccgtctatggggtcacacagtcagacacgactaaagtgacttagcagcagcatcagtcctACAACCACAGAAGTCtaagttctttaccagctgagccacaagagaagcccaagaatactggagtgggtagcctatcccttctccagcggatcttccccacccaggaaccaaactagggtctcctgcattgcaggtggattctttaccaactgagctatcagggaagcccacagataacCTGAATGAACTTGGGAGCAAATTCTCCCCCAGCTTCTGGATAGAGCCCAGCCTGACTGGCATCTTGATTTCAGCCCTCTAAGACACTAAGCAGAGGACTCAGTTAAGCCCACCTGGACTTCTGGCTAGTTacatgagataataaatggatattgttttaagctactgctgctgctgctaagtcacttcagtcgtgtccgactctgcgaccccatagatggcagcccacctaaATGTCTgttaatttgttacacagcaaaagaaaatgaatatatttgtaagatagattatttttatatctataattTTGAGGGAGATGGAATAAAATGGTAGGTATGGACTTGCTgcacattttttaagttttcatgttATATTGCTAATTTGCCCTCAGCAAGCTTTGTACCAACTTATGTACATCCTAGCAatgtatgtcggagaaggcaatggcaccccactccagtactcttgcctggaaaatcccatggacggagaaccctggtaggctgcagtccatggggtcgctaagaatcggacacgactgagcaacttcactttcacttttcactttcatgcattggagaaggaaatggcaacctgctccagtgttcttgcctggagaatcccagggacggtggagcctgatgggctaccgtctatggagtcacacagagttggacacgactgaagtgacttagcagcagcagctttagcTTGGTGCTGGAGGCATAGAATGTGTAACTGTTAGAGGAGCCATGCCATGTGTAAAAAGAATGGTGGACTTGACCTTGGAAAGCCTGGATTCTGGACTGCATTCAACCATGTTATAACCGTTTGAGCTTTGAAATCgttttaccttcctcctgagTTGTTTAGAATACAGGAAGTAAAGCAGTTTGGAAATTAACACCCTAGGCTCTCATAATTATTATTAAGATCATttttgcaacaacaaaaaagattcgTTTACTGGTTTTATTTCCTATAATAAAAATTACTTCTTTGTTTTGGCCAACAAAGGCAGAGGAATTTTGATAAAgttttgtgcaaaaaaaaaatgcatgtgttATCTTGAAACCTCCAAGGTCAGAGAGAAAAACTAGAGGAATGGAGTGTCTACCCTCTCACGTGGAAGGAAGTAACCCTCACCGCCAAACCCCCCACCCCCTTCATCAGATTAGCGTGTTTCCTGGGCCTGTAGGAGGCCCAAAGCCTGTGGATTCTAGTGGGGgagatgccacctgggaaggctgggACCAGCTTATGTAGGGTGAGCATTCTCACTGCACTATTTGGCTTAAGAAGAGTTCTGCTTTCAGTGTATGTTTAAGGTGGGATTCTTGCTATCATTTGAAGTAGGATTTCACGAAATCTCAGAATTTTATAGATTGACACAGTGGAAGGGCACATTAAAGGGAAGATAATGatgatgaaagggaaagggaaagttgctcagtcatgtccgactctttgcaaccccatggattatacagtccatggaattctccaggccagaatattggggtgggcagcctattccttctctagtggatcttcccaacccagggatcaaacccaggtctccagcactgcaagcagattctttaccggctgagccacaaaaTGATGATGAGGTcatcagatatttattgagtactttgtAAGGTGCTAAATGCCGTGCTAAGCGCTTAACACGCTCTCACTGAATCTCACTGAATGTGCCATTACTCCACGAGGTACATGCTGTAGTCacctttattttacaaaaaaagagaGCCAAGGCTTCAAAGGCTTAAGTGAACTACCCAGGATCACCTTAAGTGCTAAATGCCAGTCACTTGTCAATTCAGGTTTGTCTGGCACCAAGGCCCATCTCCTCCCGCTGTGATAAgccctttattttacagataaagaagtaGAGGTCCTGAGAGGTCGAGACCATGATCTCtctccttcttttgtttttttccacatTGTATCTCCCCAGTACTTTGTTTATTCCCATGCGTTTTGTCAAGTATTTTCTGGCCTCCGTGCATTCGGCCAATGTGTCAAAGTGATAAAAAGTTACTAGATTTTTAAGCAACCAGAATAAGATTTccgtttttaaaatttgtaatggAATCACTTGATTGGATTTTTAGCGAAGCATTCTACCAGACTCCTGTAAAGGAGACACTGTCTCCCATGTTCTATTAAAAGTTGGACCTTGTGACCACtgtctatgtttttcttttagagAAGCCAGAGGGGCAGCCTGTGACTTCATGGGAAAAACAGCCACCAAAGATCTACCCAGCatcatttttagttctttaattttGGTAAGctcacatttttaaaacagattaaaTTTGTCTGATTTATTCCAGAAGTATATATTACGAAGCATTCAAAGGCAAGTGAGAACTCAAGGGGTCAGAGCAGAGCTCGAGAGCTTTTCACAGGGACACCATTTGGGAGGTAAGCATTTCTTCTGGAAGCTTCAGTTACTGTATTTTTAGAAACATGTTCCCATTCTTTTCATGATTATTAAAAGCATAACTAAATAGTATAAATTTTTTTTGATATTCAATTGACATATCATCGCtaaaattcctcttttttttttttttaatgtttcaagtGACAGAGGATATTGTCAAGTCTTAGAAGGGTTCTACCATTTTCTACTCTACCCTAAAGAGACTTGGAAATTAGCGGCTGATGTTTTGCATGAAATTTCTGAATGCTTTTCTTCTTATCTCTGAGGCCTTCTGTGGAGAATTAAGAGGAGGCTGAATGTGCGCATGGATAAAATGGATCATCTTAAAGGATTGAAGTTCCAAAAATACATCAGCAGGACTGGACAGGTTTGACATAATGAGATTTCTATTTTAGCTTGACTTCTGGAACTCCGAATAAACTGAACTGCACAAGGTCCTGGGGAGGAGGTTTCTCTTCTAAAATATTCTAGCTGCagataatatttttcttattcagatcctttgaagaaatgcatttattcatctgtttccACAGAAATAAGACTATTAGACACTGACCAACTTTTAATATATGTAGTGGCTTAGAAAGCAATTTGTATCAtactggaaaataaatttttctaaagaaacagacccagagaGAGACGACATCTCTACATAAGCTCAGGGTGAGATGGCGGAAGCCCCTGTGGATGCCTCAACTCTGCCCGTAactgtgaagaaaaagaaaagtctatCCATTGAAGAAAAGATCGACATCATAAATGCAGTAGAAAGCGGTAAGAAAAAAGCAGAGATTGCAGCTGAAtatggaataaagaaaaattcattgTCTTCTATTATGAAGAATAAAGACAAGGTTCTGGAAGCCTTTGAATCACTGAGATTTGATccaaagagaaaaagactgaGAACGGCTTTTTACACAGACCTGGAAGAGGCACTAATGAGGTGGTACCGAATCGCTCAGTGTCTGAATGTGCCAGTTAATGGCCCAATGTTGCGGCTAAAAGCTAATGATTTTGCCCAGAAACTGGGACATAATGATTTTAAGTGCAGCAATGGGTGGCTGGATCGTTTTAAATCCAGGTATGGTCTAGTATTCAGAGCTCAACCTGTAGAAGCCACAGGTGTATCAGCAGACCCTTCAGCTGTCTGGCACCAAAACATACTTCCTTATTATTTAAATGATTATCatcctaaaaatgtttttaatgtaaaagagACTGGGCTGCTTTATCGAATGTTGCCTACAAATACCTTTGCATTTAAAGGAGAAACCTGTTCAATTGGCAAGTTATGCAAAGACAGAATAACCCTGGTGGTCGGGACAAACATGGATGGCTCAGAGAAGCTTCCTCTGCTTCTTATTGGGAAAAACAGAAATCCACGTTGCTTCAAAGGTATACAGTCATTGCCTGTGTGTTATGAAGCTAACAAAATGGCATGGATGACTGCAGAAGTATTTGAACAGTGGATGCAGAAGCTGGATGAGAGATTTCAAGCTCAGCAAAGAAGAGTGGTGATTTTTGTTGAATCTTCTCCTGCACACCCAGAGGTAAAAAACCTGAAGTCCATTGAATTAGCGTTCTTTCCATCATGTTTATCTTCCAAATTTATAGCTATGAAACAAGGTGTTATTAGAAGCCTTAAAATCAAATATCGACATTGTCTTATTAAGAAATTTCTGAGCTCTGTTGAAGGCAGCAAAGAATTTACCTTTTCCCTTCTAGATGCAGTTGATATATTGCATCTCTGTTGGAGGGCTGTCACCCCAGAGACTATTGTTAAGAGCTATGAAGAGGCAGGGTTCAAATCTCAAAGGGGAGAAAGCGAGGAGGCAAGTGCAGAGACAGACACTGGCCTTGATTTGGTTGCCGACGCCCAGGCGGCAGGAGTGGAATTTCCCGAAGGCTTATCTGTAGAAGAGTATGCTGCCCTGGATGATGACTTAGAGACTTGTGAGGCAGCACCCAGCGGTGATGCTGTATGCCCCAAAGAAAGTGAATCAGATGAAACTGGATTTTATACTTCTGACGAGGAGGAGGATGGTGGATCTCTGGAAAGTGAACTCCCTTTACCATCAAAAAATGAGGCAATAACTGCTTTAGATACTCTGAAAACTTTTCTTAGAAGTCAAGATATAAATGATGAGCTTCATAATGCTTTAGCAGAccttgaaatttttattaactCTTTATCATCTAAGTAATTATTTATTGTACAACATCTGAAGATAATAGAgctttttataatgtattttattattaatatttaaggtATGTAAAGGGAAAATACCTCTTAAACCTAAAAAAATGCCTAACTAATAATTTTTGGTTTAATTGCAGATGTCTTTGGTCTGTCTGCAGAGTAAAGTTCCCTAGGTAGATTAAATGATgagtaagtaaatgaaaaaaatgaatttcaatttAGTAAGATTTTGGGgagtagaaaataaatttcacaggccttatatttgaaatatatggtatatatgtcaaaaacaaaaagaactctCCAACTGTTTGATTCACACAGGTTGAATTGGTGAttgctattttctatttttttcaagttCAGATCACATtgtaagatattttaatttttctacctCGTCTAAGAACCAAACATGTATCTATTggttagatatttatttttataaacatacacTAACTAGACTCTGAAATATCAAGtgctaattttaaattatttttctcatgacTAGCTAATCATcctaataaaaattatgaaaaaaactgACCCAATTATAAACCCAGATGATTAAAAATATGCAtctaactttaaaattatttctgtatatGGTCAAACGAAAGACTTATGACCTTATCACGTTTCCTTAAATCATCTATATCCAGAAGATAATATGGATTCTTCctaaatatttgtatgtatatgtgtgtgtgttaacagaAAAGTgcattattaaaatatgtattaaactctttttatattttaataagattactctttaaaaatgtgaagaaacaTATGCagttactaaaaaagaaaatatgtaattcTTAGTTCTCTGATTTTAAGAGCTGAAACAATTTATAACATTggactttttttattttactgaattttgttttcaGGACAAACTGATTGTTCTTTCAgggtattttgattttttttttttcaaattcagtgGGTAGCATTTTGGATTAACTTTTTGTTTGAGGAAGTTTTGTAttcagaatgttttaaaatattgtatgaaattatttatattcCATAAAATAGTCTTTAACCAGTAGAAAAATATAAcaatgtgtctgacttttttgttgttaaattttaaatacatttaagttATTAGATCTAATTTAGTGTCCCCtttgaaaagtattttgaaaaagtataaaacattataccaatgatttttattctgaattattaGTCTGCCAACAGAAGACACATTTGGAAGTGACTATTTatagaaagtatttttattttccactgttGATTTACTTTGCATTGAGATTTAGTAGTTGTTAAGCCTGAAAAATGTATTCATATTAAAGTTTCTTTTAGAGTAAAATATAGattgtttatatttaattaaaagcatttttattaatgacttggtttaaaattttaatgtgatgGAATCATGGACCTAAATCATGGACCTTGATCTCTCTTAAGAGCTCCACTTGTAACTAAAGTACCCGGTAAATACTGAGCCCtcaataacttttttctttttctccacttcATACCATTTGgatatcaaatattttatttaatcattccaGATGACATAagaattattatctccatttttacagatgaggaaattaaaaccTGGAACAGTGATCTGGTTAAAATCTCAGGACGAAAACTAAAATGCAGTAGTTCCCCATCACCTAGTCCTGTGTTCTGCTAACTATATACCACAATACATACTTCTTTTCTGTACTCTATAAAAGAAAATTCTAtgggtttttttcctcttgaacTTAGGGTTCTGAGATCAAAAGTATTTCAGAGACTAACCTGAGTCTTTGCTGTTAGCTGTATTCAGACCTCTCTCCTAAGAACACTGTTGCTAATGAAATACCAGGACTTTCTGATCTGGTACTCTGTACCATTTTAACACAGAAGTTCCTTGGAGTTctagtgaaaatatttaaaaacaactttaataTTCCCTAAGTGTTGAAAGAACCTACTCATTTCCTCTATATGACATCATCCATTTTTTACTTCTGGGCATAATAAATCTCAAGGTGATAAAATAAGGCAAGGCTCCTATGAAGACTTAGAAAAAGGTGCCC is a genomic window of Bos javanicus breed banteng chromosome 17, ARS-OSU_banteng_1.0, whole genome shotgun sequence containing:
- the TIGD4 gene encoding tigger transposable element-derived protein 4 isoform X1, with the protein product MAEAPVDASTLPVTVKKKKSLSIEEKIDIINAVESGKKKAEIAAEYGIKKNSLSSIMKNKDKVLEAFESLRFDPKRKRLRTAFYTDLEEALMRWYRIAQCLNVPVNGPMLRLKANDFAQKLGHNDFKCSNGWLDRFKSRYGLVFRAQPVEATGVSADPSAVWHQNILPYYLNDYHPKNVFNVKETGLLYRMLPTNTFAFKGETCSIGKLCKDRITLVVGTNMDGSEKLPLLLIGKNRNPRCFKGIQSLPVCYEANKMAWMTAEVFEQWMQKLDERFQAQQRRVVIFVESSPAHPEVKNLKSIELAFFPSCLSSKFIAMKQGVIRSLKIKYRHCLIKKFLSSVEGSKEFTFSLLDAVDILHLCWRAVTPETIVKSYEEAGFKSQRGESEEASAETDTGLDLVADAQAAGVEFPEGLSVEEYAALDDDLETCEAAPSGDAVCPKESESDETGFYTSDEEEDGGSLESELPLPSKNEAITALDTLKTFLRSQDINDELHNALADLEIFINSLSSK
- the TIGD4 gene encoding tigger transposable element-derived protein 4 isoform X2; the encoded protein is MAEAPVDASTLPVTVKKKKSLSIEEKIDIINAVESGKKKAEIAAEYGIKKNSLSSIMKNKDKVLEAFESLRFDPKRKRLRTAFYTDLEEALMRWYRIAQCLNVPVNGPMLRLKANDFAQKLGHNDFKCSNGWLDRFKSRYGLVFRAQPVEATGVSADPSAVWHQNILPYYLNDYHPKNVFNVKETGLLYRMLPTNTFAFKGETCSIGKLCKDRITLVVGTNMDGSEKLPLLLIGKNRNPRCFKGIQSLPVCYEANKMAWMTAEVFEQWMQKLDERFQAQQRRVVIFVESSPAHPEVKNLKSIELAFFPSCLSSKFIAMKQGVIRSLKIKYRHCLIKKFLSSVEGSKEFTFSLLDAVDILHLCWRAVTPETIVKSYEEAGFKSQRGESEEASAETDTGLDLVADAQAAGVEFPEGLSVEEYAALDDDLETCEAAPSGDAVCPKESESDETGFYTSDEEEDDERKI